A genomic region of Mesobacillus jeotgali contains the following coding sequences:
- a CDS encoding glycoside hydrolase family 31 protein translates to MLDTTSFAILPTQEKIEGEPKLHVGSVKSFAWKDHMLTGTNEHGEFLIYFAEKKIPRIIINPFGKVESASSIAISLKQVPHEAMFQETNDLLMITCDSVKVEVTKEPFTIKISNDQGTIFRSGSPSAFYKNSGEVFFDALMETDDVFYGFGEKTGFLNKRGSKLSMWNTDVYAPHNKDTVELYQSIPYFAVHNKQRSYGLFFDNTFKTEFDTQTYSNKFRMSANGGQLDFYLFAGGDLKEITTLYTELTGKMSLPPKWAIGYHQSRYSYRSEEEVLEVANRFKNEGIPLDCIFFDIHYMRDYRVFTIDKDHFPKPDNLISTLLNTGIKVVPIVDPGVKKDVQYPVYAEGVNKGLFCKYLDGQIYYGDVWPGTSAFPDFMNSEVRNWWGNLHKFYTDLGIEGIWNDMNEPSVFNESKTMDLDVMHDVDGELKPHLEMHNTYGLYMSKATAEGLSELLPDKRPFVLTRAGYAGIQRYATVWTGDNRSHWEHLEMSLPMIMNLGISGVAFTGADVGGFSSDCTPELLIRWTQVGAFMPYFRNHSVQDSIRQEPWVFGEDTTEIVKKYIKLRYKWLPYLYSLFHESSQTGVPIVRPLVMEYPEDENTFNISDQFLLGSNVMIAPILRPGTTHRSIYLPEGVWYDYWTKESYQGGKYVLIEAALDKLPIFIKEGTILPMGSEVQNTTENQIIDIEVYAGDKGKFSLYEDDGSSHGYKDGHYSITNFQTEMNDGYLRVNVNISGDKQWKSQVKGMKVYGYSGDVRVENLSEVREPEKWKIEIL, encoded by the coding sequence GTGTTAGATACAACTAGTTTTGCTATCCTTCCAACCCAGGAAAAGATCGAAGGCGAGCCTAAATTACATGTCGGGTCAGTCAAATCTTTCGCGTGGAAAGATCATATGCTAACAGGCACTAATGAGCATGGTGAGTTTTTGATTTATTTTGCTGAAAAAAAGATTCCTAGAATTATAATAAATCCATTTGGAAAAGTAGAGTCGGCATCGAGCATTGCTATTTCACTTAAGCAAGTTCCTCATGAGGCAATGTTTCAGGAAACGAATGACCTATTAATGATTACCTGTGATTCGGTAAAAGTTGAGGTGACCAAAGAACCTTTCACAATAAAGATATCGAATGACCAAGGAACAATCTTCCGATCGGGGAGTCCGTCAGCTTTTTATAAAAACAGTGGAGAAGTCTTTTTTGATGCACTGATGGAGACTGATGATGTCTTTTACGGATTTGGGGAAAAGACTGGATTCCTCAATAAGAGAGGTTCGAAACTGTCGATGTGGAATACGGACGTTTATGCACCGCACAATAAGGACACTGTCGAGCTGTATCAATCCATCCCATATTTTGCTGTACATAACAAGCAGAGATCTTATGGACTTTTCTTTGATAATACATTTAAAACCGAATTTGATACCCAGACTTACTCAAATAAATTCAGGATGAGTGCCAATGGTGGCCAACTCGACTTCTACCTTTTTGCTGGTGGAGATTTAAAGGAAATCACCACCCTGTACACCGAACTGACAGGAAAGATGAGTCTGCCACCCAAATGGGCGATTGGATATCATCAGTCTCGCTATAGCTATCGATCAGAAGAAGAGGTCCTGGAGGTCGCTAATCGTTTCAAAAATGAAGGTATCCCATTGGATTGTATATTTTTCGACATCCATTATATGAGGGATTATCGAGTATTTACCATTGATAAGGATCATTTTCCGAAACCTGATAATCTGATCTCTACCTTATTAAATACCGGGATTAAGGTTGTGCCAATTGTAGATCCAGGAGTTAAAAAGGATGTTCAGTATCCTGTGTACGCAGAAGGGGTAAACAAGGGCTTGTTTTGTAAGTATCTTGATGGACAGATTTATTATGGGGATGTCTGGCCTGGAACGAGTGCATTTCCTGACTTTATGAATTCTGAGGTAAGGAATTGGTGGGGAAATTTGCACAAATTCTATACCGATCTCGGCATTGAAGGAATTTGGAATGATATGAATGAACCGTCTGTCTTCAATGAAAGCAAGACCATGGATCTCGATGTGATGCATGATGTGGATGGAGAACTGAAACCGCATTTGGAGATGCACAACACCTACGGACTCTATATGAGCAAAGCAACTGCCGAAGGACTTTCAGAGCTACTCCCCGATAAACGTCCTTTCGTTTTGACCCGTGCTGGTTATGCGGGTATCCAAAGATATGCCACCGTCTGGACGGGAGATAACCGAAGCCACTGGGAGCATCTTGAAATGTCACTGCCAATGATCATGAATCTTGGCATATCAGGGGTTGCTTTTACTGGAGCGGATGTTGGCGGTTTCTCTTCTGACTGTACACCTGAATTGTTGATCAGATGGACACAGGTCGGGGCTTTCATGCCTTATTTCAGAAATCATAGTGTACAGGACAGTATCCGACAGGAGCCATGGGTTTTTGGTGAAGACACAACTGAAATAGTAAAAAAATACATCAAGCTGAGATATAAGTGGCTCCCTTATCTATATTCCCTTTTCCATGAGTCATCTCAAACGGGAGTTCCAATCGTTCGTCCTCTTGTGATGGAATATCCAGAGGATGAAAATACATTTAATATCAGCGATCAGTTCCTATTGGGGAGCAATGTCATGATCGCGCCTATTTTACGGCCGGGTACCACCCATCGGTCCATCTATCTTCCTGAGGGAGTTTGGTATGATTACTGGACTAAAGAATCCTATCAAGGTGGAAAGTATGTCTTAATAGAGGCCGCATTAGATAAGCTCCCAATCTTTATAAAAGAAGGAACCATTCTTCCTATGGGGTCAGAGGTTCAAAATACAACTGAAAATCAAATCATTGATATTGAAGTTTATGCTGGTGATAAAGGGAAGTTCAGTTTGTATGAAGATGATGGAAGTTCCCATGGCTATAAAGATGGTCATTATTCCATCACAAATTTCCAAACTGAAATGAATGACGGTTATCTGAGAGTTAATGTAAATATAAGCGGAGATAAGCAATGGAAAAGCCAAGTAAAAGGAATGAAGGTTTATGGCTACTCGGGAGACGTTAGGGTTGAGAATTTATCTGAAGTAAGGGAGCCAGAGAAATGGAAAATCGAGATACTGTAG